A portion of the Microlunatus phosphovorus NM-1 genome contains these proteins:
- a CDS encoding cysteine dioxygenase, with protein sequence MPSDHSIRTRPRKQTRPHRNLTEIATHLADLTELWQPLVEYDPVSRYYARLAKEPDFEAWLLTWLPGQGTNWHDHGGSAGAFVVVRGTLTERHASVNPLAHPRIEPELRELSEGALRAFGTKHIHEVTNNGWEPAVSVHVYSPALVEMTTYAEEGSRLRKLSSQLAGVNW encoded by the coding sequence ATGCCCAGCGACCACAGCATTCGCACCCGTCCACGCAAGCAGACCCGTCCCCATCGCAATCTCACCGAGATCGCGACCCACCTGGCCGACCTGACCGAGCTTTGGCAGCCCTTGGTCGAGTACGACCCGGTCTCCCGCTACTACGCGCGTCTGGCCAAGGAACCAGACTTCGAAGCCTGGCTGCTCACCTGGCTGCCGGGTCAAGGCACCAACTGGCACGACCACGGCGGCAGTGCCGGCGCATTCGTCGTCGTGCGGGGCACCTTGACCGAACGTCACGCTTCGGTCAATCCGCTAGCTCACCCTAGAATCGAGCCCGAGCTGCGCGAGCTCAGCGAAGGTGCGCTGCGCGCGTTCGGCACCAAACACATCCATGAGGTCACCAACAACGGATGGGAGCCGGCCGTCAGCGTGCATGTCTATTCCCCTGCGCTGGTCGAGATGACCACCTACGCCGAAGAAGGTTCCCGGCTGCGGAAGCTGAGTTCCCAACTGGCCGGAGTCAACTGGTGA
- a CDS encoding DUF2510 domain-containing protein: MSAQAGWYPDPGGVPNLYRYWDGRTWSAATSANPQSPAPSRGLIPDTSQQEPGHQGQGPYTYGSAASGYAPGQSGAYASYQTTVQRKSPVGWWVVGGVLLVVIVIIGVIGVRAIARGGGTLPDGTTSQPSQDVCPQSSTAPSAAQPDPNDGRVHGGPVSYPRLGDPWSPPYTNEDRVPFGRDVKKQDVLDQQDFDGAGSSWVASVLVAELMAGDGFFTPEQGAHIVVRCILGSFYADNPVESNVTVDKATKIDGHDAWLIESKLSFDIPGLITKGELLIVAVVATGATAGLYYASIPNTQPELVKPARQALADLRVDG; the protein is encoded by the coding sequence GTGAGTGCGCAGGCTGGCTGGTATCCCGATCCCGGCGGTGTCCCGAACCTGTACCGATATTGGGACGGCCGGACCTGGTCGGCGGCCACCTCTGCCAACCCGCAGTCGCCGGCCCCGTCCCGTGGCCTCATCCCGGACACGTCGCAGCAAGAGCCAGGGCATCAAGGCCAGGGTCCCTACACCTACGGATCTGCGGCGTCCGGCTATGCACCGGGTCAGTCGGGCGCGTACGCCAGCTACCAGACCACCGTGCAGCGCAAGTCGCCGGTCGGTTGGTGGGTCGTCGGGGGCGTGCTGCTGGTGGTGATCGTGATCATCGGGGTGATCGGGGTTCGCGCGATCGCCCGCGGCGGCGGGACTCTGCCGGACGGCACCACGAGCCAGCCCTCCCAAGACGTCTGCCCGCAGAGCAGCACCGCGCCGAGCGCCGCTCAGCCCGATCCCAATGACGGTCGGGTGCACGGCGGACCCGTCTCCTATCCGCGACTCGGCGACCCGTGGTCACCCCCGTACACCAACGAGGACCGCGTGCCATTCGGTCGGGACGTCAAGAAGCAGGACGTCTTGGACCAGCAGGACTTCGACGGCGCCGGCAGCAGCTGGGTCGCTTCGGTGCTGGTCGCCGAGCTGATGGCCGGGGACGGGTTCTTCACTCCCGAACAGGGCGCCCACATCGTGGTCCGCTGCATTCTGGGGTCCTTCTACGCCGACAACCCGGTCGAGAGCAACGTCACGGTAGACAAGGCCACCAAGATCGACGGCCACGACGCCTGGCTGATCGAGTCCAAGCTGTCGTTCGACATCCCCGGTCTGATCACCAAGGGAGAACTGCTGATCGTGGCGGTCGTCGCGACCGGTGCCACAGCCGGCCTCTACTACGCCTCGATCCCGAACACCCAGCCGGAACTCGTCAAGCCCGCTCGCCAGGCGCTGGCCGACCTCCGGGTCGACGGCTGA
- a CDS encoding YciI family protein: MKYLILIHQRRDARQQFRTMPAEVQAAGLQAYLDLNASLVASGEFVSAEALADDSTSTVVTLSADGFVTSDGPFAETKELLAGYYLVDVESRERAIEIATQIPEVAAGAGAVEIRPVMDYSTDGE, translated from the coding sequence ATGAAGTACCTGATCCTCATTCACCAGAGGCGCGACGCCCGGCAGCAGTTCCGTACGATGCCCGCCGAGGTGCAGGCCGCTGGACTACAGGCGTACCTCGACCTCAACGCGTCGCTGGTCGCGTCCGGAGAGTTCGTCTCTGCCGAGGCACTCGCGGACGACTCGACATCGACGGTTGTCACGTTGTCCGCGGACGGGTTCGTCACCTCGGACGGGCCGTTCGCCGAGACCAAAGAGCTGCTGGCCGGCTACTACCTGGTCGATGTCGAGTCTCGCGAGCGTGCGATCGAGATTGCCACGCAGATCCCCGAGGTAGCCGCCGGAGCGGGCGCGGTCGAGATACGTCCGGTGATGGACTACTCGACCGACGGCGAGTGA
- a CDS encoding HoxN/HupN/NixA family nickel/cobalt transporter has product MPATGWRSLLTTEGRAARSFRFRVGAAFAVIIALHLIGLGLLSVGVMSGAAGAVSVGVAAVAYFRGLVHSYDFDHVSMIDNSTRKFVAEGRNPASVGLAFSAGHSTVVILSGILVVAGAGIVRTALDESSGVARVLGIIGLSVSGLYLVLVAIANLATFLQALRLKRALAVDPGLEIPPDALTPRGPAARVMTAPLKRIRHPRHVYVIGFLFSLGFDTSSQIGLLILTAGAALAGAPAISMLCLPFLFAAAMTLGDTLNGLMMLRMYAAAHEDPKRKINYNLLVTGVGIVSGLIVGAIAAATLLHDQGGVDLGVIVSVAEANTEYAGFLLAALFAVIGIAAWLLWRRARPAVR; this is encoded by the coding sequence ATGCCGGCGACCGGATGGCGTTCGTTGCTCACCACCGAGGGGCGAGCCGCCCGCTCGTTTCGGTTTCGAGTCGGGGCGGCCTTCGCAGTGATCATCGCCCTGCACCTGATCGGACTGGGGTTGCTCAGCGTCGGCGTCATGTCCGGGGCCGCCGGCGCAGTGTCGGTCGGCGTCGCCGCGGTGGCGTACTTTCGTGGCCTCGTGCACTCCTACGACTTCGACCACGTGTCGATGATCGACAACTCAACGCGCAAATTCGTCGCCGAGGGACGCAACCCGGCCTCCGTCGGGCTGGCGTTCTCGGCCGGGCATTCCACGGTGGTGATTCTGAGCGGGATCCTGGTCGTCGCCGGGGCGGGGATCGTCCGGACCGCCCTGGACGAGAGCTCCGGCGTCGCCCGAGTGCTCGGCATCATCGGGCTCAGCGTGTCCGGTCTGTACCTGGTCCTGGTCGCCATCGCGAATCTGGCCACTTTCCTTCAGGCTCTTCGGCTCAAGCGAGCGTTGGCGGTCGATCCTGGTCTGGAGATCCCGCCGGATGCGCTCACCCCGCGTGGGCCCGCCGCGCGGGTGATGACCGCGCCGCTGAAGCGGATCCGCCATCCCCGCCACGTGTACGTGATCGGCTTCTTGTTTTCGCTCGGCTTCGACACCAGCAGCCAGATCGGCCTGCTGATCCTCACTGCCGGTGCCGCGTTGGCCGGCGCGCCGGCGATCTCGATGCTCTGCCTGCCGTTTCTGTTCGCAGCGGCCATGACGCTGGGCGACACTCTCAACGGGCTGATGATGTTGAGGATGTACGCCGCCGCGCACGAGGACCCCAAACGCAAGATCAACTACAACCTGCTGGTCACCGGCGTCGGGATCGTCTCCGGCCTCATCGTCGGGGCGATCGCGGCCGCAACCTTGCTGCACGACCAGGGTGGGGTCGACCTCGGCGTCATCGTGTCGGTCGCCGAGGCCAACACCGAGTACGCAGGCTTCCTGCTGGCGGCTCTGTTCGCGGTGATCGGCATTGCCGCCTGGCTGCTGTGGCGTCGAGCCCGCCCCGCGGTCCGCTGA
- the ccsB gene encoding c-type cytochrome biogenesis protein CcsB: protein MNLEYYSNAALVAAVVIYLLAMTAHAAEWAAARRSPVEEPTSDRELAGVGAAVSASAAGAGSVGSAGAAGAGSSAGRVADGIAAGGAGGLPNAATLDADLDRRVREMRVELWGRIGVALTLIGFLLSLTGTVLRGVAAGRPPWGNMYEFTITAMTLVVGVYLVMLWRAGARWLGLPVTLLAAVGNGLAVTVFYVAVAPLVPALHSVWFIIHIVAAAVAGAAFNVGALLTVVFLVRQRAEKRGKVGGYLARIPNARKLDLLAYRFHAFAFPLWTFTVAAGAIWAEYAWGRYWGWDPKETWALVTWVIYACYLHARSTAGWRGTRAAVIALIGVASFWFNFVGINLLVSGLHSYAGI, encoded by the coding sequence GTGAACCTCGAGTACTACTCCAACGCTGCCTTGGTCGCAGCGGTGGTGATCTATCTGCTGGCGATGACGGCTCACGCTGCCGAGTGGGCCGCCGCACGTCGGTCGCCGGTCGAAGAGCCGACCAGCGACCGTGAGCTGGCCGGGGTCGGTGCTGCGGTGAGTGCTTCGGCTGCCGGGGCTGGATCTGTCGGATCGGCCGGTGCGGCGGGTGCGGGTTCGTCGGCGGGGCGAGTCGCAGACGGGATCGCTGCCGGTGGTGCGGGCGGGTTGCCGAACGCGGCCACTCTCGATGCCGACCTGGACCGGCGGGTGCGCGAGATGCGCGTCGAGCTCTGGGGACGGATCGGCGTCGCGCTGACCCTGATCGGCTTCCTGCTCAGCCTGACCGGTACCGTGCTTCGCGGTGTTGCGGCCGGTCGCCCGCCGTGGGGCAACATGTATGAGTTCACCATCACCGCGATGACGCTGGTGGTCGGGGTCTATCTGGTGATGCTCTGGCGGGCGGGCGCTCGTTGGCTCGGACTGCCGGTGACTTTGTTGGCCGCGGTCGGCAATGGGCTGGCGGTGACCGTCTTCTATGTGGCCGTCGCGCCCTTGGTGCCGGCTCTGCACTCTGTCTGGTTCATCATCCACATCGTCGCCGCGGCCGTCGCCGGTGCCGCGTTCAATGTCGGTGCACTGCTGACCGTCGTGTTCCTGGTGCGGCAGCGGGCAGAGAAGCGGGGCAAGGTCGGCGGCTACCTCGCCCGGATCCCGAACGCCCGGAAGCTCGACCTGCTCGCGTACCGGTTCCATGCGTTCGCCTTCCCGCTGTGGACGTTCACCGTGGCTGCCGGGGCGATCTGGGCCGAGTATGCCTGGGGCCGCTATTGGGGCTGGGATCCCAAGGAAACCTGGGCGCTGGTCACCTGGGTGATCTACGCCTGCTATCTGCATGCGCGGTCGACCGCTGGCTGGCGTGGCACCCGGGCCGCCGTGATCGCGCTGATCGGCGTCGCGTCCTTCTGGTTCAACTTCGTGGGGATCAACCTGCTGGTCTCCGGCCTGCATTCCTACGCCGGCATCTGA
- a CDS encoding mycothione reductase, whose translation MGVGWHDGPVPETHHVDLCIIGSGSGNSIPDERFDDWRIALVDDGPHFGGTCLNVGCIPTKMYVHPADLARMPEHAAPLGVDLTLDQVHWDAIRDRIFGRIDPISAAGERYRAESPNIMLFRQHARFVSDKTLELADGTQITADRFVLAAGSRIRIPDVPGLAETPYETSDTVMRLAELPREMIIAGGGYVAAEFAHVFSAYGTKVTVVVRGDRLLRHEDDDISYRFTRLLGERVDLRLQHTLCSVRPTATEAGPGVSVEIAGPDGTRSCLTADVLLVATGRIPNGDLLDLDRTGVAVGENGYVEVDDYQRTTADGIFALGDVSSHCQLKHVANHEARVVQYNLLHPEAMMKADHRFIPHAVFSSPQVAAVGLTETEAMDRGLDYVVGLKPYADTAYGWAMGETGDHIVKLLADPQTAQLIGAHLIGPEASSLIQPLIQAMSFGLRADELARGQYWIHPAMAEVIENAVLALPLDHRSPGNPA comes from the coding sequence ATGGGTGTCGGCTGGCACGATGGGCCCGTGCCAGAAACCCACCACGTCGACCTCTGCATCATTGGCAGCGGGTCGGGCAACTCCATCCCTGATGAGCGCTTCGACGATTGGCGCATCGCGCTGGTCGACGACGGTCCCCATTTCGGCGGTACCTGCCTGAACGTCGGTTGCATCCCGACGAAGATGTACGTCCATCCGGCGGACCTCGCCCGTATGCCCGAGCATGCCGCACCGCTCGGTGTCGACCTCACACTCGACCAGGTGCACTGGGATGCCATCCGCGACCGCATCTTCGGCCGGATCGACCCGATCTCGGCTGCCGGGGAGCGCTATCGCGCGGAGAGCCCCAACATCATGCTGTTCCGGCAGCATGCCCGTTTCGTCTCCGACAAGACGCTGGAACTCGCCGATGGCACCCAGATCACCGCCGACCGCTTCGTTCTCGCCGCCGGCAGCCGGATCCGGATCCCCGACGTCCCTGGGTTGGCCGAGACGCCGTACGAGACCTCGGACACCGTCATGCGGCTGGCCGAGCTGCCCAGGGAGATGATCATCGCCGGAGGCGGCTACGTGGCGGCGGAGTTCGCGCACGTCTTCTCGGCGTACGGCACCAAGGTCACGGTGGTGGTTCGCGGCGATCGGCTGCTGCGGCACGAGGACGACGACATCTCCTACCGATTCACCCGCCTGCTGGGTGAGCGCGTGGACCTGCGACTGCAGCACACGCTCTGCTCGGTACGTCCGACTGCCACCGAAGCCGGTCCCGGAGTCAGCGTCGAGATCGCCGGGCCGGACGGGACTCGATCATGTCTCACCGCAGACGTGCTGCTGGTTGCCACCGGCCGGATTCCCAATGGCGACCTGCTCGACCTGGACCGCACCGGAGTCGCCGTCGGCGAGAACGGCTACGTCGAGGTCGACGACTATCAGCGGACGACCGCCGACGGCATCTTCGCGCTCGGCGACGTGAGCTCCCACTGCCAGCTCAAGCACGTGGCCAATCACGAGGCCAGGGTCGTCCAGTACAACCTGCTGCACCCCGAGGCGATGATGAAAGCGGACCATCGCTTCATCCCGCACGCGGTCTTCTCCTCACCCCAGGTCGCTGCCGTGGGGCTGACCGAGACCGAGGCGATGGATCGCGGCTTGGACTATGTCGTCGGGCTCAAGCCGTATGCCGACACCGCGTACGGCTGGGCCATGGGTGAGACCGGCGATCACATCGTCAAGCTGCTGGCGGACCCGCAGACCGCCCAGTTGATCGGCGCCCATCTGATCGGACCGGAGGCATCGTCGTTGATCCAGCCGCTGATCCAGGCGATGAGCTTCGGGCTGCGCGCCGACGAGTTGGCTCGCGGCCAGTACTGGATCCATCCGGCGATGGCCGAGGTGATCGAGAACGCGGTGCTGGCCTTGCCGCTGGACCACCGGAGTCCTGGAAACCCGGCATGA
- a CDS encoding RNA polymerase sigma factor codes for MILRDDGRIEGLLRELAPRALGALVRRYHDFDDAEDALQEALLQAAEQWPADGIPDNPYGWLVAVASRRLVDAWRSDSARRRRETNVLISEQPLAAEPAEPESVEVDDSLELFLLCCHPALTRPSQLALTLRAVAGLTTAEIARALLVPEGTVAQRISRAKARIRAAGARFGEPTDDLGGRVATVAAVLYLIFTEGHTASSGDALHRVDLALEAIQLTRLLRARSSSEPALADYRSEIDGLLALMLLTQARASARVAADGALVPLAEQDRSRWDPGATAEGIELVTDALVSGVRGEQVLGPYQVQAAIAAVHAEAPTADATDWPQILGLYDVLAELAPGPMVTLNRIVAVAMVRGERAALLELDVAAAAPALAGHHRVHAVRAHLLERIGERAAAAAEFREAARGTLSLPEQRYLTGRAAALN; via the coding sequence GTGATCCTCCGCGACGACGGGCGGATCGAGGGCCTGCTGCGCGAGCTGGCGCCGCGGGCCCTCGGTGCGCTCGTGCGCCGGTACCACGACTTCGACGATGCCGAGGACGCGCTGCAGGAGGCGCTGCTCCAGGCTGCAGAGCAATGGCCGGCCGACGGCATCCCGGACAATCCGTACGGCTGGCTGGTCGCTGTCGCCAGTCGGCGCCTTGTGGACGCTTGGCGCAGCGACTCAGCCCGCCGGCGACGCGAGACCAACGTCCTCATCTCAGAGCAGCCGCTCGCAGCCGAACCGGCCGAGCCCGAATCGGTCGAGGTCGATGACTCGCTCGAGCTGTTCCTGCTGTGCTGCCATCCGGCACTGACCCGGCCGTCGCAGTTGGCGTTGACGCTGCGTGCGGTGGCCGGGCTGACGACCGCGGAGATCGCGCGAGCTCTGCTCGTCCCGGAAGGGACTGTCGCGCAACGGATCAGTCGTGCCAAGGCGCGTATCCGAGCAGCTGGTGCACGATTCGGCGAACCCACAGATGACCTTGGCGGACGGGTGGCGACCGTCGCTGCAGTGCTCTATCTGATCTTCACCGAGGGGCATACGGCCAGCTCAGGAGACGCGCTGCATCGGGTCGATCTGGCCCTCGAGGCGATCCAGCTGACTCGGCTACTGCGGGCCAGATCGTCCTCCGAGCCTGCTCTCGCCGACTATCGGAGCGAGATCGACGGGCTGCTGGCCCTGATGCTGCTCACCCAGGCTCGGGCGTCCGCGCGAGTTGCGGCGGACGGAGCGCTGGTGCCGCTGGCCGAGCAGGATCGTTCACGCTGGGACCCGGGTGCGACCGCCGAGGGAATCGAGTTGGTGACGGACGCACTGGTCTCCGGTGTGCGGGGCGAGCAGGTGCTGGGGCCGTACCAGGTGCAAGCCGCGATCGCTGCGGTGCACGCGGAGGCGCCGACCGCGGACGCGACCGACTGGCCGCAGATCCTCGGGCTCTATGACGTACTGGCCGAGCTGGCTCCCGGCCCGATGGTGACCCTCAATCGGATCGTTGCCGTCGCCATGGTGCGCGGCGAACGGGCCGCTCTGCTCGAACTCGATGTGGCGGCGGCAGCACCGGCCCTGGCCGGGCACCATCGCGTCCATGCCGTACGAGCCCATCTGCTGGAACGTATCGGCGAGCGGGCGGCGGCTGCTGCCGAGTTCCGCGAGGCGGCGCGCGGCACCTTGAGCCTTCCGGAGCAGCGCTACCTCACCGGTCGGGCAGCCGCCCTCAACTGA
- a CDS encoding glycoside hydrolase family 3 N-terminal domain-containing protein yields the protein MRRRGLAGVVIGVVCGLTLVACGNSPGAVPSPGAASTSGTAETPSQVASGLPSTSASPGAPANPTSTSTATSTSTVKPTTMPTPSSTQSENPTAQCKALAASLSLRDQVGQLLMVAVPSTGVGSSAAKAVHDSRTGAVILLGNTTAGQSRILAVTKQARDAARTPKGIKILLAADQEGGMVQRLQGKGFDRIPSAQEQAQESAAELRRDATRWGKQLGRAGINANLAPVADVVPKDMQSVNQPIGLLRRGYGSNPTKVAAHVAAFVEGMDAAGIATSVKHFPGLGRVRGNTDFVARVVDDTTTRHDKALKPFAAGVDAGTDMVMVSSAYYSEIDAKRRAAFSPIVVKGMIRDDLGFEGVVISDDLAAAAMRDLAPGTRLLRFLKAGGDLAIVGDPSIVASMADAVVAEAKKDDALAAAIETAAARVLQLKDRRGLASC from the coding sequence ATGAGGCGTCGAGGGCTGGCGGGTGTCGTGATCGGAGTTGTCTGCGGTCTGACCCTGGTGGCCTGCGGCAACAGTCCTGGTGCCGTGCCGAGTCCAGGAGCGGCATCGACCTCAGGGACCGCCGAGACGCCGAGCCAGGTGGCCTCGGGGCTACCATCGACCTCAGCCAGCCCCGGTGCGCCGGCCAACCCCACCTCGACCAGCACGGCAACCTCGACCAGCACCGTGAAACCGACCACTATGCCCACGCCCAGCAGTACGCAGAGTGAGAATCCGACGGCCCAGTGCAAGGCCTTGGCCGCCTCGCTCAGCCTGCGCGATCAGGTCGGCCAGTTGCTGATGGTCGCCGTGCCCTCGACCGGGGTCGGATCCTCCGCGGCCAAGGCGGTCCACGACAGTCGCACCGGGGCAGTCATCCTGCTCGGCAACACCACCGCGGGACAGAGCCGGATCCTCGCCGTGACCAAGCAGGCTCGGGATGCGGCGCGGACGCCCAAGGGGATCAAGATCTTGCTGGCCGCCGACCAGGAGGGCGGCATGGTGCAACGACTGCAAGGCAAAGGCTTCGACCGCATTCCCTCTGCCCAGGAACAGGCCCAGGAGTCGGCAGCCGAGCTGAGGCGCGATGCAACTCGCTGGGGTAAGCAGCTCGGGCGGGCCGGCATCAATGCCAACCTGGCTCCGGTCGCCGATGTCGTACCCAAGGACATGCAGAGCGTCAACCAGCCGATCGGTCTACTGCGCCGTGGCTATGGCTCGAATCCGACCAAGGTCGCCGCTCATGTAGCCGCCTTCGTCGAGGGCATGGACGCGGCGGGGATCGCTACCTCGGTCAAGCACTTCCCGGGCCTCGGTCGGGTCCGCGGCAACACCGATTTCGTCGCCCGGGTGGTCGACGACACGACGACTCGGCACGACAAGGCGCTGAAGCCCTTCGCGGCGGGGGTCGACGCCGGTACGGACATGGTGATGGTGTCGTCGGCCTACTACAGCGAGATCGATGCCAAGCGGCGCGCGGCGTTCTCGCCGATCGTGGTCAAGGGCATGATCCGCGACGATCTGGGGTTCGAGGGCGTGGTCATCTCCGACGATCTGGCAGCCGCGGCGATGCGGGACCTGGCGCCCGGAACCCGGCTGCTGCGCTTCCTGAAGGCCGGTGGCGACCTCGCGATCGTGGGTGATCCGAGCATCGTCGCGTCGATGGCGGACGCGGTGGTCGCCGAGGCGAAGAAGGACGATGCGTTGGCTGCCGCGATCGAGACCGCCGCAGCCCGGGTGCTGCAACTCAAGGACCGGCGCGGCCTGGCCTCCTGCTAG
- a CDS encoding ArsR/SmtB family transcription factor: MSEVNAEQVARAAVALAGSELPDVVDRLAAFSDPTRLGLLIAIHAAPGAPVKTLAAATGLTPNTVSQALVALRDAGLVTNERDGRLSRWHVSDAAAHALLHHLGAPHSELHPPH; the protein is encoded by the coding sequence ATGAGCGAGGTGAACGCCGAGCAGGTCGCCCGAGCGGCGGTCGCGCTCGCCGGCTCGGAGTTGCCCGACGTGGTGGATCGGTTGGCCGCCTTCTCCGATCCAACCCGGCTCGGGCTGCTGATCGCCATCCATGCGGCACCCGGCGCCCCGGTGAAGACCCTGGCCGCAGCCACCGGTTTGACCCCGAACACGGTCAGTCAGGCGCTGGTCGCGTTGCGCGACGCCGGACTGGTGACCAACGAACGAGACGGCCGGCTGAGCCGTTGGCATGTGTCGGATGCAGCAGCTCACGCCCTGTTGCACCACCTCGGAGCCCCCCACAGCGAGCTGCATCCGCCGCATTGA
- a CDS encoding rhodanese-like domain-containing protein: MSALDEHRRAAGSARSIDELLAEARSTLVRVTPQQARRACLEQGAVLVDIRPVAQRAEGGLSEAVVIDRNVLEWRLDPSSEARLPFAAYDLPVIVICQQGYSSSLAAATLQQLGIWRATDVIGGYEAWQAAGLG, translated from the coding sequence GTGAGCGCTCTCGATGAGCACCGACGGGCCGCCGGGTCGGCTCGGTCGATCGACGAGTTGCTGGCCGAGGCCCGCTCCACGCTGGTTCGAGTGACTCCCCAGCAGGCACGCCGGGCCTGTCTCGAGCAGGGGGCTGTGCTGGTCGACATCCGACCGGTCGCGCAACGAGCGGAGGGAGGGTTGTCCGAGGCCGTCGTCATCGACCGCAACGTGCTCGAGTGGCGGCTCGATCCCAGTTCTGAGGCCAGGCTGCCGTTCGCCGCGTACGACCTGCCGGTGATCGTCATCTGTCAGCAGGGATACTCCTCCAGCCTGGCCGCCGCCACCCTGCAGCAATTGGGCATCTGGCGCGCAACCGATGTGATCGGCGGGTACGAGGCATGGCAGGCGGCTGGACTCGGCTAG